Proteins from a single region of Methanotorris igneus Kol 5:
- a CDS encoding Na(+)/H(+) antiporter subunit B gives MSLKREMAVSLSFIFFGASIIYSLYHMEVVSGVNDIYTHTYIIPNLVTAVLFDWRAFDTLGEALILVTSVLVTGMVFGKGLYNYKFLKDVYHAPESDDYLTLSKWEEFTPIIKTLALPMSIFLMALGIIIILGGHITPGGGFQGGALIAAAYILSIVSFGSKSPLWFKHKFLEKLETFGALMFMIFGLIGMVVSGYYLFNFNELFGFAVFPSPIELKNAGIIPYLNISVGLKVLAGLSTLTFLLTCEKVIIEKIMDK, from the coding sequence ATGAGTTTAAAGAGAGAAATGGCAGTATCTTTATCATTCATCTTCTTTGGGGCATCGATAATTTATTCATTGTATCACATGGAAGTTGTTAGCGGGGTTAATGATATTTACACCCACACATACATCATCCCAAACTTGGTAACTGCAGTGTTATTTGATTGGAGGGCATTCGATACACTTGGAGAGGCATTAATATTAGTTACCTCAGTTCTCGTTACTGGAATGGTATTTGGGAAGGGGTTGTATAACTACAAGTTTTTAAAGGATGTTTACCATGCCCCAGAAAGTGATGATTATTTAACTTTAAGTAAATGGGAAGAATTCACCCCAATAATTAAAACTTTAGCATTACCTATGAGCATATTTTTAATGGCACTTGGAATTATCATTATATTGGGTGGACATATAACACCAGGAGGAGGTTTCCAAGGAGGAGCTTTGATAGCAGCGGCATATATATTAAGTATTGTCTCATTTGGTTCAAAAAGCCCATTGTGGTTTAAACATAAGTTCCTTGAAAAACTTGAAACCTTTGGGGCTTTGATGTTTATGATATTTGGTTTGATAGGGATGGTTGTTAGTGGATACTACCTATTTAATTTCAACGAGTTGTTTGGATTTGCAGTATTTCCATCACCAATTGAGTTAAAGAATGCTGGGATAATCCCCTATCTAAACATAAGTGTTGGTTTAAAGGTTCTTGCTGGTTTGTCAACATTAACTTTCCTTTTAACATGTGAAAAAGTGATTATTGAGAAAATTATGGATAAATAA
- a CDS encoding 4Fe-4S binding protein codes for MEEKMLKNLAKIFITGIYENLERILFGKDRYTSIEMRNKILEGIELPRMVFEELCIGCGGCANACPTNAIEMVPIEPVKITEYYTKDKIPKIDAEKCVYCLYCHDFCPVFAVFNEISPIHPRHVGDECIKVDLSQVLKKPVEIREEQIKKIAKILSINLRHILTK; via the coding sequence ATGGAGGAAAAAATGCTAAAAAATTTAGCAAAAATTTTCATCACCGGAATATACGAGAATCTTGAAAGGATTTTGTTTGGTAAGGATAGATACACATCAATAGAGATGAGAAATAAGATATTGGAAGGCATTGAATTGCCAAGAATGGTTTTTGAGGAGTTATGCATTGGCTGTGGAGGTTGTGCAAACGCATGCCCAACAAATGCCATAGAGATGGTCCCAATTGAACCTGTTAAGATAACTGAATACTACACAAAAGATAAAATCCCAAAAATAGATGCTGAAAAATGCGTCTATTGTTTATATTGCCATGATTTTTGTCCAGTATTTGCAGTGTTTAATGAAATCTCCCCGATACATCCAAGACATGTAGGTGATGAGTGCATTAAAGTTGATTTATCTCAAGTTCTTAAAAAGCCAGTTGAGATTCGTGAAGAGCAAATTAAAAAAATTGCAAAGATACTCTCTATAAATTTAAGACATATCCTTACAAAATAG
- a CDS encoding 4Fe-4S binding protein, whose amino-acid sequence MIITILEKCRPEEKCETCPFKTKSKCMEVCPTDAIMLLDNKAFSCITCGTCARECPNNAIRKNEFGGYYVDRKRCTGCGICANVCPIGIIKMVEKEGKRFPMGICIMCDLCVEACPYNARVSGVECIDLKRTAYAEKYATKIFNIIKMIKKEEIEEIEEESKKTKNNKIRVSIKIDKEKCVGCGKCSYLCPRETIIPNKDVDACTSCNICGDVCPNDAIENGTIKEDGNCVLCLRCVNSCPKNALKVENFKVVKIKEDKRIINGKTKGFAVYSLRHCINCGLCVDNCPSGALKKEDDKILYDASICWKCNKCVDVCPQKVRVNKGDYISGGCSLCGICVEMCPKNAISIEKIGWKNIRDENCITCGTCANVCPNDAVTIKINSKEIIFNNNCVMCETCSIHCPRDVIPNTTGYKKVVDRENSFIRTDFAFCTRCGLCTKICPNDAIKDGEIDIEKCEFCSACVNICPTHAIYIYRTWKNKEI is encoded by the coding sequence ATGATAATAACCATCTTAGAAAAATGCAGACCCGAGGAAAAATGTGAAACATGCCCATTTAAAACAAAATCAAAGTGTATGGAAGTTTGCCCCACAGATGCTATAATGCTATTAGACAATAAAGCATTTTCATGCATAACTTGTGGAACTTGTGCAAGAGAATGCCCCAACAATGCCATAAGGAAGAATGAGTTTGGTGGCTACTACGTTGATAGAAAGAGATGCACTGGTTGTGGGATTTGTGCAAATGTCTGTCCAATTGGCATTATAAAAATGGTGGAAAAAGAGGGGAAAAGGTTTCCAATGGGCATTTGTATAATGTGCGATTTGTGTGTTGAAGCATGTCCATACAACGCAAGGGTTTCTGGAGTTGAGTGTATTGATTTAAAAAGAACTGCTTATGCTGAGAAGTATGCAACAAAAATTTTCAATATTATAAAAATGATAAAAAAAGAAGAAATTGAAGAAATTGAGGAGGAAAGCAAAAAAACAAAAAATAACAAAATTAGAGTTTCAATCAAAATTGATAAAGAAAAATGCGTTGGTTGTGGAAAATGCTCCTACCTCTGCCCAAGAGAGACCATAATCCCAAACAAAGACGTTGATGCATGCACATCTTGCAATATCTGCGGGGATGTTTGTCCAAACGATGCCATAGAAAATGGAACAATTAAAGAGGATGGAAATTGTGTTTTATGCCTTAGGTGTGTAAACTCCTGCCCAAAGAATGCTTTAAAAGTTGAGAATTTCAAAGTTGTTAAAATAAAGGAAGATAAAAGGATAATTAATGGCAAAACCAAAGGTTTTGCCGTATATTCGCTCAGGCATTGTATAAATTGTGGTCTCTGCGTTGATAACTGTCCATCAGGGGCATTGAAGAAAGAGGATGACAAGATTTTGTATGATGCTTCAATCTGCTGGAAGTGCAATAAATGTGTTGATGTTTGCCCACAGAAGGTTAGGGTCAATAAAGGGGATTATATTTCAGGAGGATGCTCTCTTTGTGGAATTTGTGTAGAAATGTGTCCAAAAAATGCAATAAGTATTGAGAAAATTGGGTGGAAAAATATTAGAGATGAGAATTGCATAACCTGCGGAACATGTGCAAATGTCTGCCCAAACGATGCCGTAACAATCAAAATAAATAGTAAAGAAATCATCTTCAACAACAACTGCGTGATGTGTGAAACTTGCTCCATTCACTGCCCAAGAGATGTGATACCAAACACTACAGGATACAAAAAGGTAGTTGACAGAGAGAATTCATTCATTAGGACGGATTTCGCGTTCTGCACAAGATGTGGTTTATGCACAAAGATCTGTCCAAATGACGCTATTAAAGATGGGGAGATTGATATTGAGAAATGTGAATTCTGCTCCGCCTGTGTGAACATTTGTCCAACTCATGCAATTTATATTTATAGAACCTGGAAAAATAAGGAAATCTAA